In Janibacter alkaliphilus, the following proteins share a genomic window:
- a CDS encoding PIG-L family deacetylase: MSTIVFLHAHPDDEATATAGSQILASRAGHRVVVVYGTNGDHGEGSEHLPEGVTLVEHRRGEAEASAAITGTARVAWLGYADSGMTGWEQNHAPGAFHAADLDEAAGRLAAILDEEDADVLVGYDWHGNYGHPDHVKVHHVAHRAAELAARRPRLLESTSNRDHMRVLFAMAKEMGMAGDGDDQDTWDIDGPADDGNPFGTPEAEIHWRTDVSAVIDDKRAALSCHASQTSDAGMMLAMPPEAFAAGFGHEFYIEPGLEPGMRDGLPFA; encoded by the coding sequence CGTCTTCCTGCACGCGCACCCCGACGACGAGGCGACCGCGACCGCCGGGTCGCAGATCCTGGCCAGCCGGGCCGGGCACCGGGTGGTCGTCGTCTACGGCACCAACGGTGACCACGGCGAAGGGAGCGAGCACCTCCCCGAGGGCGTGACCCTCGTCGAGCACCGCCGCGGCGAGGCCGAGGCGAGCGCGGCGATCACCGGCACGGCGCGGGTCGCCTGGCTCGGCTACGCCGACTCCGGGATGACCGGCTGGGAGCAGAACCACGCGCCCGGCGCCTTCCACGCCGCCGACCTCGACGAGGCCGCGGGGCGCCTCGCGGCGATCCTCGACGAGGAGGACGCGGACGTGCTCGTCGGCTACGACTGGCACGGCAACTACGGCCACCCCGACCACGTCAAGGTCCACCACGTCGCCCACCGCGCCGCCGAGCTGGCCGCCCGGCGACCCCGGCTGCTGGAGTCGACGAGCAACCGCGACCACATGCGGGTGCTCTTCGCCATGGCCAAGGAGATGGGCATGGCCGGCGACGGCGACGACCAGGACACCTGGGACATCGACGGCCCGGCCGACGACGGCAACCCCTTCGGCACCCCCGAGGCGGAGATCCACTGGCGCACCGACGTCAGCGCGGTCATCGACGACAAGCGCGCCGCGCTCTCCTGCCACGCCAGCCAGACCTCCGACGCCGGGATGATGCTGGCGATGCCGCCGGAGGCCTTCGCCGCCGGCTTCGGACACGAGTTCTACATCGAGCCCGGCCTGGAGCCGGGGATGCGCGACGGGCTGCCCTTCGCCTGA